One window of the Anopheles cruzii chromosome 2, idAnoCruzAS_RS32_06, whole genome shotgun sequence genome contains the following:
- the LOC128267509 gene encoding 39S ribosomal protein L15, mitochondrial → MSVKHTTEKALQMLRTLPRVTIGNIRDNPQSKQRQKRGRAQHAGDKHGAGNKGSGQRQNYMRLGYETGNTPFYTRFGYEPYYKGHHLKREYPPISLHQLQKLIDTDRLDTQTPIDLTSICNTGLFEIRPDRLHYGVQLTDEGADNFQAKINIEVQHAPEQVIAAIERNGGVIRTAYYDPHSLYAVVNAKKWFEKGVPIPKRALPPQDAVEYYTDARNRGYLADPERVSHERLVLAQKYGYALPKIEEDPQYEMLTQAKDPRQIFYGLHPGWVISLRDRAIIKAKE, encoded by the exons atgTCCGTGAAACATACCACCGAAAAGGCACTGCAAATGCTCCGGACGCTGCCCCGCGTCACGATCGGCAACATACGCGATAATCCACAGTCCAAGCAAAGG CAAAAGCGTGGCCGGGCACAACACGCCGGTGACAAACACGGAGCCGGTAACAAGGGATCCGGTCAGCGGCAGAACTACATGCGCCTGGGGTACGAGACGGGTAACACTCCGTTCTACACCCGGTTCGGGTACGAACCGTACTACAAAGGCCACCACCTGAAGCGTGAATATCCGCCGATCAGTCTGCATCAGCTGCAGAAACTGATCGATACCGATCGGCTCGACACGCAAACACCGATCGATTTGACGTCCATCTGCAACACCGGCCTGTTTGAGATCCGGCCCGATCGGCTACACTACGGCGTGCAGCTTACGGACGAAGGGGCGGACAATTTTCAGGCCAAAATCAACATCGAAGTGCAGCACGCCCCGGAACAGGTGATTGCGGCTATCGAGCGGAACGGTGGCGTAATCCGGACGGCCTACTACGACCCACACAGCCTTTATGCCGTAGTGAACGCGAAGAAGTGGTTCGAAAAGGGTGTCCCCATTCCGAAGCGAGCGCTGCCACCGCAGGATGCGGTCGAGTACTACACGGACGCCCGCAATCGAGGATATTTGGCCGACCCGGAACGCGTCAGCCACGAGCGGCTAGTGTTGGCCCAGAAGTATGGGTACGCGCTGCCGAAGATCGAAGAAGATCCACAGTACGAGATGCTGACGCAGGCTAAGGATCCGCGACAGATTTTCTACGGTCTCCACCCGGGTTGGGTGATCAGTTTACGTGATCGTGCGATCATCAAGGCGAAAGAGTAG
- the LOC128269444 gene encoding alsin homolog — MTATEVLSIYRELSEASKLVVQFPTEYEPACAVKFRRLGESYLLLDANEVLLQGTFRPEDSENVIVFSAIVCDVLDFDTENNWIFYVRSTDGTVHRSKNGSLGDWTRLFPDRSGFERVCCNNNGLLVLAADGQLFVQGDFGSVFNCDQLTKVHEVERDWVQQLAAGIDFAIVSLQKPTKVYSSIKKDLVFDRYALNHEDNFAAYGDWRNVFDDFPFHPGRPSLGAPSLNASIDELSVYGHMLHRTGIASFGKVNKGQLGTGDHIRRDKIHQLQICNVAKITSCCDYSCVLTIEGQVLLWGDMEKNWPLNGKPPVAGNTSTPTVCGAFPHVLDVCSGHFQTYVLTNELKVCDLKSNSDEERWLSYGVAAPEAGSAIPDHIPFVLATDSLLLVNHLPVKQEMLKIYTRQQATLQSLLGYVQKLDVKNGSRSAAGRESQSSSASQMHFYRSCRNAFYLMLLGVKSLRAYLVHHDVGRLLAIVLHDEMLHLYQTILQCYCDNECVGQMTAHNHDMLTTFLDNVPNVIDLAELLITSEQNSPAMEATLLSMKSEWLRFVNEEVTEKLGKVTKATKEFWQREENVRWLGLKEPHRRVILDSNEVPLKLLDVNIFSSSPRFVLFNDLFCYLSGVQVVQYPLKLVWITSEVSELQRSRYKDKHRFMITIVTPEETLRCHTLNVTDKGRWLAALKLQLLHCLDKQIHDKQPVFRFAGYTFSERHERLAGTKYEGMWLTGKMEGVGGLTSVDRSYSGEFYQGNITGYGCMNRSVFGISTIYEGEFSNGKYDGYGRLKTTSNRSTHYFRYQGYFKADKYSGFGTLATSSYTYNGEFVNDLKDGFGVIEESLNGVKYIGMFMGDKKHGNGILVTTNGTYYAGFFANDVLTHSASGLAIFPSGIYYKGELTIDGPFGRGIFFHPEREIGSEQFELDDSNTKMTGHTVTGMFGGTWQNVKISNATMAMDQVFNKVPMLDLKINAERKWSSIFACFHETLFGTSDIVVIRRMDIKKVWNRVASFVSRAKRKEQLKASNFEVGHGQVADDRQAAIICQSGYQLQNASFSSLRSSLSDSRLSLANGSSPLGHNVSASAVDTISVQSFSSVASRGDDDEFMLNPASSSGAKRLSPFRDLDFIPDFCITALDRDGLELLKSYLTDAFQSVYHPLHGLFEKLSNCFYSTYSCWKYTPHSILCEPAMNEWISIVSRIYTLVLTVLFPALPKDSIMVGDELVSYQSLLYPILITQGIYSALFVLYASKCSKNDEIYRQRILICMKKTDDNLVQLLDINRTLVPIIHHPKYQQAIDSLNRFREKCCPSEMIKHINEAFALVDQACKEQEVRMDVAADSLLELIIWLVIKANLPQLGAEISLLEDLMQNDYGSSYRNTPNDYCLITLKASYQHIISDNFFVNKTFEASGGP; from the exons ATGACCGCAACGGAAGTGCTGTCCATTTACCGCGAGCTATCTGAGGCCAGCAAGCTGGTGGTACAGTTCCCGACCGAGTACGAACCCGCATGTGCCGTGAAATTCCGTCGTCTCGGCGAATCGTACCTCCTGCTGGACGCGAACGAAGTGCTCCTTCAGGGAACGTTCCGACCCGAGGACTCCGAAAATGTGATCGTATTCAGTGCCATCGTCTGCGATGTGCTCGACTTTGATACCGAAAATAATTGGATTTTCTACGTACGGTCCACCGACGGAACGGTGCATCGCAGCAAGAATGGATCGCTCGGTGACTGGACCCGGCTGTTCCCGGACCGGTCCGGGTTCGAGCGAGTGTgctgcaacaacaacgggctgctggtgctggccgccgACGGGCAGCTGTTTGTGCAGGGTGATTTCGGAAGTGTCTTTAATTGCGACCAGCTCACGAAGGTGCACGAAGTCGAGCGGGATTGGGTGCAGCAGCTAGCCGCGGGCATCGATTTCGCCATCGTTTCATTACAAAAGCCTACCAAAGTGTACAGTAGTATTAAGAAGGATCTCGTGTTCGATCGGTACGCACTAAACCACGAGGATAACTTTGCCGCGTACGGCGACTGGCGGAACGTGTTCGATGactttccattccatccgGGACGTCCTTCGCTCGGTGCGCCAAGCCTCAACGCGTCGATCGATGAGCTATCGGTTTACGGACACATGCTGCACAGGACGGGAATCGCCAGTTTCGGTAAGGTCAACAAAG GACAACTGGGAACTGGGGACCACATACGGCGCGATAAAATCCACCAGCTTCAAATATGCAATGTGGCCAAGATAACGTCTTGCTGCGACTATTCCTGCGTTCTGACCATCGAAGGGCAGGTGCTGCTGTGGGGCGATATGGAAAAGAATTGGCCGCTCAATGGgaagccgccggtggcgggaAACACTAGCACACCGACCGTGTGCGGTGCGTTTCCGCACGTGCTAGACGTTTGCAGTGGCCACTTTCAGACGTACGTTCTAACGAACGAGCTGAAAGTGTGCGACCTTAAATCGAATTCCGACGAAGAGCGGTGGCTGAGCTACGGTGTAGCCGCACCAGAAGCCGGCTCTGCCATTCCCGATCACATTCCGTTCgtgctggccaccgacagTTTGCTCCTCGTGAACCATTTGCCGGTCAAGCAGGAGATGCTCAAAATTTACACCCGACAGCAGGCGACGCTGCAGAGCCTGCTGGGGTACGTGCAAAAGCTGGACGTCAAAAACGGGtcccgatcggcggcggggCGCGAGTCCCAAAGCAGCAGCGCATCGCAGATGCACTTTTACCGCTCGTGTCGGAACGCTTTCTATTTAATGCTCCTCGGCGTCAAGTCCCTCCGGGCGTACCTGGTGCACCACGACGTTGGCCGCCTGCTGGCGATCGTCCTGCACGATGAAATGCTTCACCTGTACCAAACCATCCTGCAGTGTTACTGTGATAACGAGTGTGTCGGTCAGATGACGGCACACAATCATGATATGCTTACCACGTTTCTGGATAACGTTCCGAACGTTATCGATCTCGCGGAACTGCTGATAACCAGTGAGCAAAACTCGCCCGCCATGGAAGCCACCCTGCTGTCGATGAAGTCCGAGTGGCTGCGTTTCGTCAACGAAGAGGTCACCGAAAAGCTGGGCAAAGTAACGAAGGCGACGAAAGAGTTTTGGCAGCGCGAAGAGAACGTGCGATGGCTCGGCCTGAAGGAACCGCACCGCCGGGTCATCCTGGACTCGAACGAAGTGCCATTGAAGTTGTTGGACGTGAACATCTTCTCTTCGTCGCCCCGGTTCGTGCTGTTCAACGATCTGTTCTGCTATCTGTCCGGCGTGCAGGTGGTACAGTACCCGCTCAAGCTGGTCTGGATTACCTCGGAGGTAAGCGAGCTGCAGCGCAGCCGGTACAAGGACAAGCACCGCTTCATGATCACCATCGTGACGCCGGAGGAGACACTTCGCTGCCACACGCTCAACGTGACGGACAAGGGCCGCTGGTTGGCAGCGTTAAAGTTGCAACTGTTGCACTGTCTGGACAAGCAGATCCACGACAAACAGCCcgtgttccggttcgccggATACACGTTCAGTGAGCGGCACGAGCGGCTAGCGGGCACCAAGTATGAGGGCATGTGGTTGACCGGAAAGATGGAGGGTGTCGGTGGGCTGACGAGCGTCGACCGATCGTACAGTGGCGAGTTCTATCAGGGCAACATCACGGGCTATGGGTGCATGAACCGGTCCGTGTTTGGAATTTCCACCATCTACGAGG GTGAATTTTCCAACGGCAAGTACGATGGTTATGGACGGCTCAAGACGACGAGCAATCGGTCGACGCATTACTTCCGCTATCAGGGTTACTTCAAGGCGGACAAATACAGTGGCTTCGGGACACTGGCGACCAGCTCGTACACGTACAACGGAGAGTTTGTGAACGATCTAAAGGACGGTTTCGGCGTGATCGAAGAGAGTCTGAACGGGGTCAAGTACATCGGTATGTTTATGGGCGACAAGAagcacggcaacggcatccTGGTGACGACGAACGGCACGTACTATGCGGGCTTCTTCGCGAACGATGTCCTCACACATTCCGCCAGCGGGCTGGCCATCTTCCCGAGTGGGATCTACTACAAGGGCGAGCTGACGATCGATGGGCCGTTCGGGCGCGGGATTTTCTTCCACCCGGAGCGcgaaatcggatcggagcagTTCGAGCTGGACGATTCGAACACCAAAATGACCGGCCACACGGTGACCGGTATGTTCGGGGGCACCTGGCAGAACGTGAAGATCAGCAACGCCACCATGGCCATGGATCAGGTGTTCAACAAGGTTCCGAT GTTGGACCTTAAGATCAATGCGGAACGGAAGTGGTCGTCGATATTTGCCTGCTTCCACGAGACACTGTTCGGCACCAGCGACATCGTGGTGATCCGCCGGATGGACATCAAGAAGGTGTGGAACCGGGTGGCGAGTTTTGTGAGCCGAGCCAAGCGAAAAGAGCAATTGAAAGCGAGCAACTTTGAGGTGGGCCACGGACAGGTGGCGGATGATCGGCAGGCGGCCATCATCTGTCAGTCGGGGTACCAGCTGCAAAACGCTTCGTTCAGTTCGCTCCGCTCGAGCCTGTCCGATTCGAGGCTATCGCTCGCGAACGGTTCGTCGCCGCTGGGTCACAACGTGTCCGCCAGTGCCGTCGATACGATATCGGTGCAAAGTTTCTCCTCCGTGGCGTCGCgtggcgatgacgacgaattTATGCTCAatccggccagcagcagcggcgcgaAGCGGCTGTCACCGTTTCGGGATTTGGACTTTATTCCCGATTTTTGCATCACCGCGCTCGACCGGGACGGGCTGGAGTTGCTGAAGAGCTACCTGACCGATGCCTTCCAATCGGTGTACCATCCGCTGCACGGGCTGTTCGAGAAGCTGTCGAACTGCTTCTACTCTACGTACAGCTGCTGGAAGTACACGCCGCACTCGATCCTCTGCGAGCCGGCCATGAACGAGTGGATTTCGATTGTTAGCCGGATCTACACGCTGGTGCTGACCGTTCTGTTTCCCGCACTGCCAAAGGACTCGATAATGGTCGGAGA CGAACTGGTGTCGTACCAGAGTCTGCTGTATCCTATCCTGATCACCCAGGGCATCTACTCGGCCCTGTTCGTCCTGTACGCCAGCAAGTGCAGTAAAAACGACGAAATCTACCGTCAACGCATCTTGATATGCATGAAAAAGACTGACGACAATCTGGTTCAGCTTCTCGATATTAACCG CACCTTAGTACCTATCATCCATCACCCGAAATATCAACAAGCAATCGACAGTTTGAATCGATTCCGTGAAAAGTGCTGCCCCAGTGAGATGATCAAGCATATCAACGAAGCGTTTGCGCTCGTCGATCAAGCCTGCAAGGAACAGG AGGTGCGGATGGATGTAGCGGCCGACAGTCTGCTCGAGCTGATCATCTGGCTTGTCATCAAGGCCAACTTGCCGCAGCTTGGCGCCGAGATCAGTCTGCTCGAGGATCTGATGCAAAACGACTACGGTAGCAGCTACCGGAACACGCCGAACGACTACTGTCTCATTACGCTGAAGGCGTCCTATCAGCATATAATTAgtgataatttttttgttaacaaAACCTTCGAAGCCAGTGGCGGACCGTAA
- the LOC128269445 gene encoding ATPase inhibitor A, mitochondrial produces the protein MLVTCHRLITRLYPSSLRLAKMSQVGELGSGAGKGGGGGGSIREAGGSFGKMEAAHEEEYFYKQQREQLQQLKTKGDTSAASSSAGGGGDAVKQ, from the exons ATGTTAGTCACTTGCCACCGACTCATCACCCGACTGTATCCATCGTCCTTGAG GTTAGCGAAAATGAGTCAAGTCGGTGAACTGGGAAGCGGTGCCGGAAAgggaggtggcggcggtggctccaTCCGGGAAGCGGGCGGATCGTTCGGCAAGATGGAAGCGGCACACGAGGAGGAATACTTTTACAAACAGCAGCGGGAGCAGCTTCAACAGCTCAAAACGAAAGGCGACACCTCAGCGGCCAGCTcctccgccggtggcggtggtgatgcgGTGAAGCAGTAA
- the LOC128269446 gene encoding caspase-1-like, whose amino-acid sequence MNPTATDSRPLEKAVVGESSAAPGQVLPVTSSPEDPKYKMNHKHRGYAIVINNSSFANMPTREGSEKDREVICDALKKLQFKVRVINDPGKEKLFKELKKFAEKDHTDNDCVVVVFMTHGEDGTLYAADGTYEVEQLWNMFAGSACPSLVGKPKLFFIQTARNKPSVPAEHKRRLSDVVDSREKSAIHQYSLPVMADQLMVFSTHDPQCSPLCPLEGSTFVHSLATKLKEYGQRVDLINLLATVSAEVANYPSDPDQKKSVPYTMSTLTKLVYFR is encoded by the exons ATGAATCCAACAGCAACTGATTCTCGACC GCTCGAAAAGGCGGTCGTAGGAGAATCTTCTGCGGCCCCTGGGCAAGTACTTCCCGTAACGTCGTCGCCCGAGGATCCAAAGTACAAAATGAATCATAAACACCGTGGGTATGCCATCGTCATTAACAATTCCTCATTCGCCAACATGCCGACCCGCGAAGGCAGTGAAAAGGATCGGGAAGTGATTTGTGACGCTCTGAAAAAGCTACAATTTAAAGTTCGCGTTATAAACGACCCCGGCAAGGAAAAGTTGTTTAAAGAGCTGAAAAAGTTTGCCGAAAAAGACCATACTGATAACGACTGCGTCGTGGTGGTCTTCATGACTCACGGCGAAGACGGGACACTGTATGCTGCCGACGGCACCTACGAGGTGGAGCAGCTGTGGAACATGTTTGCCGGGAGCGCGTGTCCGAGTCTCGTGGGAAAACCGAAGCTGTTTTTCATACAAACGGCCCGCAATAAGCCATCGGTTCCTGCGGAGCACAAGCGGCGCCTTTCGGATGTGGTCGATTCGCGGGAAAAGTCTGCTATTCACCAATACTCCTTGCCGGTTATGGCCGATCAGCTGATGGTGTTCTCAACACACGACCCACAATGCTCGCCGCTCTGCCCACTCGAAGGGTCCACGTTCGTTCACTCGCTGGCCACCAAACTGAAAGAGTACGGGCAACGGGTCGACCTAATTAATCTGCTGGCCACGGTGTCTGCGGAAGTGGCAAACTACCCATCCGATCCGGATCAGAAGAAATCGGTACCGTACACTATGTCGACGCTCACAAAACTCGTCTACTTTCGGTAA
- the LOC128269449 gene encoding caspase-7-like has product MNRRGVVIILNQMQFDDAPYREGSDKDRDDIGKCFSKLGFEVRIYDDPTQDKVFEILKDVSEEDHTDNDCLVVIVMTHGEKGTLMAADTHAPYRPPYKVARLWERFVGNGCPTLRGKPKMFFIQACRGTLLDPGVWVAGPVPRSTRDAAEKNEVYATSTAPDLLIAYSTFEGHYSLRNPKDGSWFIQSLAKTLDEQGSEKDLPNLLTCVTRNVATNYISFVPDDPAKDNKKQIPCVVSTLTKAVYFSPDADS; this is encoded by the exons ATGAATCGGCGTGGCGTTGTCATTATTCTAAACCAGATGCAGTTCGATGATGCGCCATATCGCGAAGGAAGTGACAAAGATCGAGACGATATCGGGAAGTGTTTCTCGAAGTTGGGATTCGAAGTGCGCATTTACGATGATCCCACCCAGGACAAGGTGTTCGAAATCCTGAAAGACGTGTCCGAGGAGGATCACACCGATAACGATTGTCTGGTGGTGATTGTGATGACCCACGGTGAAAAAGGCACACTGATGGCGGCCGATACACATGCTCCTTACCGTCCTCCGTACAAAGTGGCACGTTTATGGGAACGGTTCGTGGGGAACGGTTGCCCGACGCTCCGAGGAAAGCCGAAAATGTTCTTCATTCAAGCTTGCCGCGGGACGCTATTGGACCCGGGCGTGTGGGTTGCAGGACCCGTTCCACGGTCAACACGCGACGCAGCAG AAAAGAACGAAGTTTACGCCACATCGACGGCGCCCGACCTACTGATAGCATACTCAACGTTCGAAGGACACTACTCGTTACGCAACCCCAAAGATGGGTCCTGGTTCATTCAGTCCCTTGCGAAAACCCTGGATGAACAGGGTTCCGAAAAGGATCTGCCAAACCTGCTCACCTGCGTGACGCGAAATGTGGCCACCAACTACATATCCTTCGTGCCGGACGATCCGGCCAAGGACAATAAGAAACAGATACCTTGCGTCGTGTCCACGCTCACCAAAGCCGTCTACTTCTCTCCCGATGCGGACTCGTAA
- the LOC128269451 gene encoding uncharacterized protein LOC128269451 — protein sequence MLPALVLVWLLTSWLAPSRAIVFVRAKNERGPTATAAGVGCLELLSHSYFHAPESTQIETLVIFYLRELGSPAREILLGYLQQHHTGYDDHEDTGDSRPYQLKLMSDYESAGSLRRARFTDHKPVDYYVVVIDGFDGVQRALARLSSVTFNPRGKFIVLYNNPNDRDSGQRLAHEVLQFLFIGHHSVNVLVAFAYDFVSYHVYTGDPYHGSAADCGRMKPLLVATVVNGSFTNRPLSLAAINMPKVPPRIESCTFLLCTRVAPPFIDWRCERGLELQIMDLLRESMQFRVNVSCSEMDRGEPTGDGNWTDLLGLMRADECDIIAGGFNPDFDVHDEFGATTLYLQDYHTWFVPAAGPEQRWKLLVYIVRFSTWQLFGCVLAVTAIAWRSVAQFLPEAAPHRQLATCLLNTWCTFLGISVHNRPACHALRVLFMALTLYALNVTTIYTSLLIRVLTHPPVAHQLDTIEELLSSGVPIGGRLDSEDWFMNEFVEDRRVSDRYNVSPAFQPSLDNLQAVSEGSRALLMSRLYVRNSIYHERLHGLSKDVLVTQIEMIVEKGFPLLPKFNRILSNLNDMGIIEKLWQDFLYNVTILEHIKRWRAMSEDELRAASAEVVLTLDHLQSAFALYGIGVILCVVAFVGELLSRARWVRRVAGGLAVRWDRALVAVQLRERQSVVVAYRKR from the coding sequence ATGCTTccggcgctggtgctggtgtggcTTCTGACTTCCTGGCTGGCCCCGTCCCGGGCCATCGTGTTCGTGAGGGCGAAGAATGAGCGCGGCCCGACGGCAACCGCGGCCGGTGTCGGGTGTTTGGAGCTGCTCAGCCACAGCTACTTCCACGCACCGGAATCGACGCAGATCGAGACGCTGGTGATCTTCTACCTGCGCGAGCTCGGATCGCCGGCGCGCGAGATCCTGCTCGGAtacctgcagcagcaccacaccgGCTACGACGATCACGAGGACACCGGCGATTCCCGCCCGTACCAGCTGAAGCTGATGTCGGACTACGAGTCGGCCGGAAGCTTGCGGAGGGCGCGCTTCACCGACCACAAGCCGGTCGATTACTACGTGGTTGTGATCGATGGTTTCGACGGTGTCCAGCGGGCGCTGGCACGTCTCAGTTCGGTCACTTTTAACCCACGCGGCAAGTTTATCGTGCTGTACAACAATCCGAACGATCGGGACTCGGGCCAACGGTTGGCGCACGAGGTGCTGCAGTTCCTGTTCATCGGCCATCACTCGGTCAACGTGTTGGTGGCGTTTGCGTACGACTTCGTGAGTTACCACGTGTATACGGGTGATCCTTATCACGGTTCGGCGGCTGACTGTGGCCGGATGAAGCCACTCCTCGTGGCGACGGTCGTGAATGGGAGCTTCACGAACAGGCCCCTGTCGCTGGCCGCCATCAACATGCCAAAGGTGCCACCGCGCATAGAGTCCTGTACGTTTTTGCTGTGTACCCGCGTCGCGCCCCCCTTCATCGATTGGCGCTGCGAGCGGGGTCTGGAGCTGCAGATCATGGATCTGCTCCGCGAGTCGATGCAGTTCCGGGTGAACGTGTCCTGCAGCGAGATGGATCGGGGGGAGCCGACGGGCGACGGCAACTGGACCGATCTGCTGGGGTTGATGCGCGCGGACGAGTGTGACATCATCGCCGGGGGCTTCAATCCGGACTTTGACGTGCACGACGAGTTCGGGGCGACCACGCTGTATCTGCAGGACTACCACACGTGGTTCGTCCCGGCGGCCGGTCCCGAGCAGCGCTGGAAGCTGCTTGTGTACATCGTGCGCTTCAGCACCTGGCAGCTGTTCGGGTGTGTGCTGGCCGTAACGGCCATTGCctggcgatcggtggcccaGTTCCTGCCGGAAGCGGCACCCCACCGCCAGCTGGCCACGTGTCTGCTGAACACATGGTGTACCTTTCTGGGCATCTCCGTGCACAATCGGCCGGCGTGCCACGCACTGCGGGTCCTGTTTATGGCGCTCACGCTGTACGCACTGAACGTGACCACTATCTACACGAGCCTGCTGATCCGGGTCCTGACGCATCCGCCGGTGGCGCACCAGCTCGACACGATCGAGGAGCTGCTGTCGAGCGGTGTCCCGATCGGAGGCCGGCTCGACAGCGAGGACTGGTTCATGAACGAATTCGTCGAGGATCGGCGCGTATCGGATCGGTACAACGTATCGCCCGCGTTTCAACCGTCGCTAGACAACCTACAGGCCGTCAGCGAGGGTTCCCGGGCGCTCCTGATGAGCCGCCTGTACGTGCGCAACTCGATCTACCACGAGCGGCTGCACGGCCTCTCGAAGGACGTGCTGGTGACGCAGATCGAGATGATCGTCGAGAAGGGCTTTCCGCTGCTGCCGAAGTTTAACCGCATCCTGTCGAACCTGAACGACATGGGCATCATCGAGAAGCTGTGGCAGGACTTCCTGTACAACGTGACCATCCTGGAGCACATCAAGCGGTGGCGGGCGATGAGTGAGGACGAGCTACGGGCCGCCTCGGCCGAGGTCGTCCTTACGCTGGACCATCTCCAGAGTGCGTTCGCGCTGTACGGCATCGGAGTGAtcctgtgtgtggtggcgtTCGTCGGCGAGCTACTGTCGAGGGCCCGCTGGGTACGGCGAGTGGCCGGCGGTTTGGCCGTGCGCTGGGATCGGGCACTGGTGGCCGTGCAGCTGCGGGAACGCcagtcggtggtggtggcgtacCGGAAACGCTAG
- the LOC128269455 gene encoding LOW QUALITY PROTEIN: protein NDNF (The sequence of the model RefSeq protein was modified relative to this genomic sequence to represent the inferred CDS: substituted 1 base at 1 genomic stop codon), producing MSKSYSIRLTETSPLSISLTASCTRKDQPASPPLSWWVLQGERYVAAPSNGSSFFRACTQRGLYQVVVNVTGLAADEGCSYRLAYNRKGAEEYRRWPFRNLTAPSRIKVQQQRRRYVALVKWEKSKLDIHAMRYCLAVSTGRRQRSLCQALGNSVLRPACDSITINDYLHRLVPRDERKLDAGTETTLVCTGTRTRQLIRGMKPNVTYYVDVFAVHSRHNNLSFLLGSSQVQLNRTRPTQLIEGKIVIGKLSTLGGLALFSFKVPKRSPNNFFKLHLTPCGGSVNVEILKRRHRVMEPIWDVYYPRTITVGNVQPGDRYLIRVYEGDDSSRMNRIQVAVSSREDFLDLPRMPANTSVTELVPLRKCQSSTVAWFGSPQPDVTYCVYVFKLSRAQYYNNVKIPTYCELESREVCNHPQFHNKHCLXVSDCYQRGQSDHNPLSLDIPNLQPEHYYSVFVTAVPPRGRSLPYKSVRIKTASYCPTDTNLIVARKAASAGKRRNPPGQGRTVARNSLTDTGGPVAKRLASRRIPAAAASAAESPKRPKV from the exons ATGTCCAAATC ATACTCCATCAGACTGACGGAAACGAGTCCActttccatctcactgacgGCGAGCTGCACCAGGAAGGATCAACCGGCCTCGCCACCGCTCAGCTGGTGGGTGCTCCAGGGAGAGCGCT ATGTGGCCGCCCCGTCGAACGGAAGCAGCTTCTTCCGGGCGTGCACCCAGCGCGGTCTCTACCAGGTGGTGGTGAACGTGACGGGACTGGCCGCGGACGAAGGCTGTAGTTACCGGCTGGCGTACAATCGCAAGGGCGCCGAAGAGTACCGCCGCTGGCCGTTCCGCAATCTGACCGCACCGTCCCGCATCaaggtgcagcagcagcggcgccgGTACGTGGCGCTGGTCAAGTGGGAAAAAAGCAAGCTGGACATTCACGCGATGCGCTACTGTCTGGCGGTGAGCACGGGCCGGCGCCAGCGGTCCCTCTGCCAGGCGCTCGGCAACTCCGTCCTCCGTCCAGCCTGCGACTCAATCACCATCAACGACTATCTGCACCGGCTGGTGCCACGCGACGAACGCAAGCTGGACGCGGGCACGGAGACGACACTCGTCTgcaccggaacccggacgAGGCAGCTGATCCGGGGAATGAAACCGAACGTGACGTACTACGTGGACGTGTTTGCGGTCCACTCGCGACACAACAACCTCTCGTTTCTGCTCGGCTCGTCCCAGGTGCAGCTGAACCGCACCCGGCCGACGCAGCTGATCGAGGGGAAGATCGTGATCGGCAAGCTGTCCACGCTCGGCGGGTTGGCGCTGTTCAGCTTCAAGGTGCCGAAGCGCTCGCCAAACAACTTCTTCAAGCTTCACCTAACCCCGTGCGGAGGCTCGGTCAACGTGGAGATCCTGAAGCGCCGGCACCGCGTGATGGAACCGATCTGGGACGTGTACTACCCGAGGACGATCACCGTCGGGAACGTGCAGCCCGGCGACCGCTACTTGATCCGCGTGTACGAGGGCGATGACAGCTCGCGCATGAACCGCATCCAGGTGGCCGTCAGCTCGCGCGAGGACTTCCTCGACCTGCCGCGGATGCCGGCCAACACGAGCGTCACCGAGCTGGTGCCGCTGCGCAAGTGTCAATCGAGCACCGTCGCCTGGTTCGGCTCGCCCCAGCCGGACGTGAC ATACTGCGTGTACGTGTTCAAGCTGTCCCGGGCGCAGTACTACAACAACGTGAAGATCCCGACGTACTGCGAGCTGGAGAGCCGGGAAGTGTGCAATCACCCTCAGTTCCACAACAAACACTGCTTGTGAGTCTCAGACTGCTACCAGAGAGGTCAGTCCGAC CACAATCCGCTCTCGCTCGACATTCCCAACCTGCAGCCGGAACACTACTACTCCGTGTTCGTGACGGCCGTTCCACCGCGCGGCCGCAGCCTACCGTACAAGTCGGTCCGCATCAAAACGGCCTCGTACTGCCCGACGGACACCAACCTGATCGTGGCCCGCAAGGCTGCAAGTGCCGGCAAGCGACGGAACCCACCCGGCCAGGGTCGAACCGTGGCACGGAACAGTCTCACCGATACCGGCGGCCCGGTGGCCAAGCGCCTGGCGAGCCGGAGgatcccggcggcggcggcatcggctgCGGAATCACCAAAGCGTCCGAAGGTCTAG